Proteins from one Sander lucioperca isolate FBNREF2018 chromosome 16, SLUC_FBN_1.2, whole genome shotgun sequence genomic window:
- the LOC116050098 gene encoding zinc finger protein Xfin-like: protein MRAHTGEEHFTGLHMGVKQEPPHIKEEADREDCGGPEPAKNSHLDVHFETDTEDETSDSSETEKECEDPNGKPFRCSVCAKTFKHRGNLNIHMRTHTGEKPFRCSFCGKTFTQKAGLDYHLRTHTGEKPFSCSVCGKTFRNKGGVTYHMATHTGLKAFSCGTCKKRFRAASQLRVHKCISEHSELHRRRSEAGRKPLSCSECDATFPNNYLLVTHMRMHKGKKLFTCSICGQKRQFSSHLAIHMRTHTGEKPYSCSVCGKTFSQRGIMSQHMAVHSGVKPFSCGVCGRRFYWHFQIKKHKCLGAFSQRRRAGFNGENYGGAEAIGHLTAGTYRKTEASPETEVDVEFWKETRQHQSGFTYRRNKKVRDGCNTETAAGTEQSVEPSRHPQSGPDALKAEHVSTGDTEEKPFSFSEHQEKREDTLLTHHNSPAEEKPFSFCGKAVYTGGKALSSGSVCEKGFTVEPRHIGRRCVGESSQLHAADRLLGRGFNRKHQLQVPIRLHAALKGRSVRGKTFPKRGSSRAAETAFRCSVCDAAFGDSEALVQHMRIHTRQTQFSCAVCGKEFAWRRYLTKHMEVHTKESLDSLHWRQTEHTETEADGEDCGGPEPARNSHPHPLLQPETEDQTGDSSEPETDDSADWKETREPQSALNSLKHESRCKKTFSCSECGRRFGCKTNLRRHTRIHTGEKRFSCGFCNERFARRPQFQEHKCVGRQTEENREAEPPSRNSHPHTLVQPETDDSADSDFWKETRERPKPESGDSVDSDFWKDDRKPQSGLDSPNNSDGGSENEVRCDNPLRKPFGCPECGKRFLNLCNLKNHTKYHTGERAFFCSVCGLKCLYRSHLKIHMRTHTGEKPFPCPVCGKKYAHKASMQSHMAAVHTVEKRYSCSICDQGFAWYTELKYHQCVGDAADGHT from the exons ATGAGAGCTCACACAGGAGAGGAACATTTTACAGGGTTGCACATGGGGGTCAAGCAGGagcccccacacattaaagaggaagcTGAtagagaggactgtggaggaccagaaccagccaagAACTCGCACCTAGATGTACATTTCGAAACTGATACTGAAGACGAGACTTCAGACTCTTCTGAGACTGAAAAAGAGTGCGAGGATCCCAACGGAAAGCCATTCCGCTGCTCCGTgtgtgccaaaacatttaaacacagggGAAATCTGAACATACacatgagaacacacacaggagagaaacctttcCGCTGCTCTTTCTGTGGCAAAACGTTTACGCAGAAAGCGGGGCTGGACTACCACTTGAggactcacacaggagagaagccgtTCAGCTGCTCCGTCTGCGGGAAGACGTTCAGGAACAAAGGAGGCGTGACGTACCACATGGCGACGCACACGGGGCTGAAGGCGTTCAGCTGCGGCACGTGCAAGAAAAGATTCCGGGCCGCGTCACAGCTCAGAGTCCACAAGTGCATCAGCGAGCACTCGGAGCTTCACAGGAGACGGAGCGAGGCGGGCCGTAAACCGCTGAGCTGCTCCGAGTGCGACGCAACGTTTCCAAACAATTACCTCCTGGTGACCCACATGAGAATGCACAAAGGAAAGAAACTGTTCACGTGCTCCATCTGTGGCCAGAAACGCCAGTTCAGTTCCCATCTGGCAATACACATGAGAACCCACACGGGcgagaagccgtacagctgcTCCGTTTGTGGCAAAACGTTCTCCCAGAGAGGCATCATGTCGCAGCACATGGCGGTGCACTCCGGCGTGAAGCCGTTCAGCTGCGGCGTCTGCGGCCGCCGATTCTATTGGCATTTTCAGATCAAAAAGCATAAGTGTCTCGGCGCGTTCTCGCAGCGGAGAAGAGCCGGCTTTAACGGAGAGAACTACGGAGGAGCAGAAGCAATTGGACATTTAACGGCGGGTACGTATCGAAAGACTGAAGCGTCGCCTGAAACTGAAGTTGATGTTGAGTTTTGGAAAGAGACCCGGCAACATCAGTCAGGGTTCACTTATCGGAGGAATAAAAAAGTAAGGGATGGATGTAACACTGAAACTGCAGCCGGGACCGAGCAAAGTGTGGAACCGAGCAGGCATCCTCAGTCCGGTCCTGACGCTCTGAAAGCTGAGCACGTCTCTACCGGGGATACAGAAGAGAAACCCTTCAGCTTTTCTGAGCACCAGGAAAAACGTGAAGACACTCTGCTGACACACCACAACTCCCCCGCAGAAGAGAAACCTTTCTCATTTTGTGGGAAAGCTGTCTACACGGGAGGGAAAGCGCTCAGCAGCGGCAGCGTTTGTGAGAAAGGCTTCACTGTGGAGCCGCGGCACATTGGCCGCCGGTGTGTCGGCGAGTCCTCGCAGCTCCACGCTGCCGACAGACTGTTGGGGAGAGGGTTCAACCGTAAGCACCAGCTGCAGGTTCCCATTAGACTACACGCGGCGCTGAAAGGTCGCTCAGTTCGTGGCAAAACGTTTCCCAAGCGTGGAAGCTCACGCGCAGCAGAGACGGCTTTCCGCTGCTCGGTGTGCGACGCGGCTTTCGGCGACAGCGAGGCGTTAGTTCAACACATGAGGATTCACACGAGGCAAACGCAGTTCAGCTGCGCCGTCTGCGGGAAAGAGTTCGCGTGGCGACGGTATCTGACCAAACACATGGAAGTTCACACAAAGGAGAGTCTCGACAGTCTTCATTGGAGACAAACTGAACACacggaaacagaagctgatggagaggactgtggaggaccagaaccagccagaaactcacatccacatccacttttacaaccagagactgaagaccagactggagactcttctgaacctgagactgatgacagtgctgattggaaggagaccagagaacctcagtcagctttaaactctctgaaacatgaatcaagatgtaagaaaacattcagctgctctgagtgtgggaggaGATTCGGCTGCAAGACAAATCTAAGAAGACACACGAGAATCCACACAGGGGAGAAACGATTCAGCTGCGGATTTTGTAACGAAAGATTTGCCCGGCGCCCACAGTTCCAAGAGCATAAATGTGTTGGTCGTCAAACTGAGgagaacagagaggcagagcctccatccaggaactcacatccacataCACTTGTACAACCGGAGACTGATGACAGCGCCGACAGTGATttttggaaggagaccagagaacgt CCGAAACCCGAGAGCGGCGACAGCGTTGACAGCGACTTCTGGAAGGACGACAGGAAACCTCAGTCTGGTTTAGACTCTCCGAACAACAGCGACGGCGGCTCCGAAAATGAAGTGAGATGCGATAACCCTCTGAGGAAGCCGTTCGGCTGCCCGGAGTGCGGGAAGAGGTTCCTCAACCTCTGCAACCTGAAGAACCACACCAAATATCACACGGGAGAGCGAGCGTTCTTCTGCTCCGTTTGCGGTCTGAAGTGTCTATACCGGTCCCACCTGAAGATCCACATGAGGACTCACACGGGGGAGAAGCCGTTCCCGTGCCCAGTTTGTGGGAAAAAGTACGCACACAAGGCGAGCATGCAGTCGCACATGGCGGCCGTCCACACGGTGGAGAAACGGTACAGCTGCAGCATCTGCGACCAAGGCTTCGCTTGGTACACAGAGCTGAAGTACCACCAGTGTGTCGGGGACGCCGCTGATGGACACACGTAG